A window of candidate division KSB1 bacterium contains these coding sequences:
- a CDS encoding glycoside hydrolase family 28 protein, which produces MKTLLNKRIYLLTLGLFVLVSCAGTPSPTTGWDQVSEILEQIKPPQFPERSFDVTDFGAQGDGVTDCTEAFVQAIAACHDSGGGRVIVPQGKYLTGAIHLKSNVNLHISDGATILFSRNLEDYLPVVYTRFEGVECMNYSPLIYGYNLENIALTGEGTLDGQADETHWWSWAKKQDHGWQEGMPHQKADRDRLFQMGEDNAPVQERVFGPGHYLRVNFIQFYRCKNILIDGLTLKRSPMWEIHPVLSENITVRNVTIDSHGPNNDGCNPESSKNILIENCYFDTGDDCIALKAGRNGDGRRVDTPTENVIIRNCRMKDGHGGVVIGSEMTGGCRNVFVEDCVMDSPNLDRALRIKTNSLRGGTVEHIYMRNVRIGQVADAILRVYFHYENGDAGDYTPVVRNIHLKNVTSEKSKYALLLEGYERSPITHIYLDSCKFNGVEQGNILNHVKDLRLSEVKINGEPMTVPEENAERI; this is translated from the coding sequence ATGAAAACCCTCCTCAACAAACGAATTTATCTACTTACACTGGGTCTGTTCGTGCTGGTTTCCTGCGCAGGCACACCCTCGCCGACCACAGGCTGGGACCAGGTATCTGAGATTCTGGAACAGATCAAACCGCCTCAATTTCCGGAACGCTCGTTTGACGTGACCGACTTTGGCGCTCAAGGAGACGGGGTCACCGATTGCACAGAGGCATTTGTGCAGGCTATTGCAGCCTGTCATGATTCGGGCGGCGGCCGTGTCATTGTACCGCAAGGCAAATATCTCACAGGCGCGATCCATTTAAAAAGCAATGTCAATCTGCATATCAGTGATGGTGCTACCATACTCTTTAGCCGGAATCTTGAAGATTATTTGCCGGTGGTTTACACCCGTTTTGAAGGTGTTGAATGTATGAACTATTCACCACTCATTTACGGATATAATCTGGAAAACATTGCCCTCACCGGCGAGGGTACTCTGGACGGTCAGGCGGATGAAACACACTGGTGGTCATGGGCAAAAAAACAGGATCATGGTTGGCAGGAAGGTATGCCGCACCAAAAGGCGGATCGCGATAGACTGTTTCAGATGGGTGAAGACAATGCACCGGTGCAGGAACGCGTGTTCGGTCCAGGACATTATCTTCGGGTCAATTTTATTCAGTTTTATCGCTGTAAGAATATCCTGATTGACGGTCTGACTCTGAAACGCTCTCCCATGTGGGAGATCCATCCGGTTTTAAGTGAGAATATCACTGTCCGCAATGTAACCATCGACTCGCACGGGCCGAACAACGACGGCTGCAATCCGGAGAGCAGTAAAAATATCCTGATTGAGAACTGTTATTTTGATACCGGCGATGATTGTATTGCCCTGAAAGCCGGACGAAACGGTGACGGCAGGCGCGTGGACACACCCACTGAAAATGTAATTATCCGCAACTGCCGTATGAAGGACGGACATGGCGGTGTGGTTATCGGCAGTGAAATGACCGGCGGCTGCCGCAATGTGTTTGTCGAGGATTGTGTCATGGACAGCCCTAATCTGGACCGCGCCCTGCGCATCAAAACCAACTCGCTGCGCGGCGGTACGGTGGAACATATATATATGCGCAATGTCAGGATCGGTCAGGTGGCAGACGCCATCCTGCGCGTATATTTCCATTATGAAAACGGAGATGCGGGCGACTATACGCCGGTGGTGCGCAACATTCATTTGAAAAATGTAACCAGTGAAAAAAGCAAATATGCGCTGCTTTTGGAAGGGTACGAACGATCTCCGATCACCCATATCTATCTGGATTCCTGTAAATTTAACGGTGTCGAGCAGGGCAATATTCTGAATCATGTCAAAGACCTGAGACTCTCAGAGGTCAAAATCAACGGTGAACCGATGACGGTTCCTGAAGAAAATGCCGAAAGGATCTAA
- a CDS encoding pectate lyase has translation MPKGSNIKPSFSHCCIVFFLICLTITAPAISRIPAFPGAEGFGRYTTGGRGGQVYYVTNLNDNGPGSLRQAVETPGKRTILFRVSGHINLNSPLIIRESGLTLAGQTAPGDGICIKNYPVLIKADNIIIRYIRVRPGDKAHVETDAISCVGQKDILVDHCSFSWGNDEVASFWNNENSSVQWCLISESLHHSAHHKGPHGYGGIWGGMGASFHHNCFAHHASRTPRFNGSRHQSKPVRELTDFRNNVIYNWGFNSSYGGEGGRQNIIANYYKAGPASRHRNRIVEPYDAKGKWYVAENRVHGFPKVTADNWAGGVQGKHKNSARVDTPFQVAPVATQTPEQAYEQVLQTCGAIFPKRDSLDKRIIREIRTGTATYGGKYGEQSGIIDSQTQVGGWPELHCDPAPPDRDQDGLPDVWEDTHGLDPDEPADSRNLTPDGYTVLEQYLNSLVNE, from the coding sequence ATGCCGAAAGGATCTAATATCAAACCATCATTTTCACATTGCTGTATCGTCTTTTTTCTGATATGCCTGACTATAACAGCACCGGCGATCTCCCGCATTCCGGCATTTCCGGGGGCTGAAGGTTTCGGACGCTACACAACCGGCGGGCGCGGCGGACAGGTGTACTATGTGACCAACTTGAATGACAACGGTCCCGGCAGTCTGCGTCAGGCCGTTGAAACTCCCGGCAAACGAACCATCTTGTTTCGTGTTTCAGGACACATTAATCTCAACTCTCCGCTCATCATCCGTGAAAGCGGTCTGACCCTTGCCGGTCAGACCGCTCCGGGTGATGGTATCTGTATAAAGAATTATCCTGTTTTAATTAAAGCGGACAATATTATCATCCGCTACATAAGGGTGCGTCCCGGCGACAAAGCTCATGTGGAAACCGATGCCATCAGCTGTGTCGGTCAGAAAGACATACTTGTCGATCATTGTTCGTTCAGTTGGGGCAACGATGAAGTGGCATCATTCTGGAACAATGAGAACAGTAGCGTCCAGTGGTGCCTGATTTCCGAAAGTTTGCACCATTCAGCGCATCATAAAGGTCCGCACGGATACGGCGGTATCTGGGGTGGCATGGGCGCCAGTTTTCATCATAATTGTTTTGCACACCATGCCAGTCGTACCCCCCGTTTTAACGGCAGTCGGCATCAATCCAAACCGGTTCGCGAACTGACGGATTTCCGCAACAATGTCATTTATAACTGGGGCTTTAACAGCAGCTACGGCGGCGAAGGCGGACGTCAAAATATCATCGCAAACTATTATAAAGCCGGACCGGCTTCGCGGCACCGGAACCGGATTGTAGAGCCGTACGATGCCAAGGGCAAATGGTATGTGGCGGAAAACCGGGTACATGGTTTCCCGAAAGTTACAGCAGACAACTGGGCCGGCGGGGTTCAGGGCAAACATAAAAACAGCGCCCGGGTTGACACACCCTTTCAGGTCGCGCCGGTGGCGACACAGACACCTGAACAGGCATACGAACAGGTACTGCAAACCTGCGGCGCCATTTTTCCGAAACGCGACAGTCTGGACAAACGCATCATCCGGGAAATACGCACCGGCACCGCCACGTATGGCGGCAAGTATGGCGAACAAAGCGGTATTATCGATTCACAAACCCAGGTCGGCGGCTGGCCGGAGCTGCACTGCGATCCCGCTCCCCCGGACCGGGATCAGGACGGACTTCCGGATGTGTGGGAAGACACGCATGGTCTCGATCCGGACGAACCCGCCGATTCCCGCAATCTGACACCTGACGGCTATACCGTTCTTGAACAGTATTTAAACAGTCTGGTAAACGAATAG
- a CDS encoding DUF5123 domain-containing protein: MRKHLLLLSLLLATGLVAQTYVAPGDGTLSQAITDAADGDILELVPGGEYTESSAYTFGTIVDKRLTIDVESTEEEPDKAKLQILTPPDGESTIRLFEVGDNASLTLRNLELDGSYAGEMSAEYAVTFYLGEFPAPTTVNNIRVENCYIHDFVSDVLAAGGSEMRGNLIVDSTFVDNCVVERTGTSVYYKYCGAHYIQVTNSTFNTISSYGFRVAGPAESNLPEHTPSALIDHTTWYNIGTEDGREIILCAKGPHLGQWKVSNSILVKQINKDKTVINIKETLTPDQAVINNICMWDVGNRTWRDHPVSDTLNVDPEFAGPENGDFTLPEGSPAAYIW; encoded by the coding sequence ATGAGAAAACATTTGCTACTATTGAGCCTTTTACTGGCGACAGGGCTTGTAGCACAAACCTACGTCGCACCGGGCGACGGCACCCTCTCCCAGGCGATCACAGATGCCGCGGACGGTGATATCCTCGAGCTGGTTCCGGGCGGTGAATACACAGAATCCAGCGCTTATACATTTGGTACGATTGTCGATAAAAGGCTGACCATTGATGTTGAAAGCACAGAAGAAGAACCGGACAAGGCAAAATTGCAGATCCTCACTCCACCCGACGGTGAAAGTACAATCCGCTTGTTTGAGGTCGGGGACAATGCTTCCCTGACCCTGCGCAATCTGGAACTGGACGGAAGTTATGCCGGTGAAATGAGCGCTGAATATGCAGTTACGTTTTATCTTGGCGAATTTCCCGCTCCCACCACGGTCAATAACATCCGTGTTGAAAACTGCTATATCCACGATTTTGTCAGTGATGTTCTGGCTGCCGGTGGTTCTGAAATGCGCGGCAATCTGATCGTCGATTCAACGTTTGTGGACAATTGTGTGGTGGAACGCACCGGCACGTCTGTCTATTACAAATACTGCGGCGCCCATTATATTCAAGTGACCAATTCAACGTTTAACACCATTTCCAGTTACGGATTCCGCGTCGCCGGACCTGCAGAAAGCAACCTGCCGGAACACACTCCTTCAGCCCTGATCGATCATACCACCTGGTACAATATCGGCACCGAAGACGGGCGTGAGATCATTCTCTGCGCCAAGGGGCCGCATCTGGGACAATGGAAAGTCAGCAACAGCATTCTGGTAAAACAGATCAACAAGGACAAGACCGTCATCAACATCAAGGAAACTTTGACCCCGGATCAGGCCGTGATCAATAATATTTGTATGTGGGATGTAGGAAACCGCACCTGGCGCGATCATCCGGTCTCGGATACACTGAACGTGGATCCTGAATTTGCAGGCCCGGAGAACGGCGATTTCACCCTGCCGGAAGGCTCACCAGCTGCTTACATTTGGTGA
- a CDS encoding T9SS type A sorting domain-containing protein, which translates to MKPTQPPNGFTLDQNYPNPFNPVTSISFTLDKAGHTRLAIYDLLGHEIKELINQTMSAGTHRIRVDAESLPTGVYLYQLQSAGQSMTKKMTVLK; encoded by the coding sequence TTGAAACCAACGCAGCCTCCGAACGGATTCACCCTGGACCAGAATTATCCCAATCCGTTCAATCCCGTGACCTCGATTTCCTTCACTCTGGACAAGGCCGGGCACACACGTCTTGCGATTTATGATCTGCTCGGACATGAAATCAAGGAACTGATTAATCAGACAATGTCAGCCGGTACGCACCGGATCCGTGTAGATGCAGAGAGCCTGCCCACGGGCGTCTATCTGTATCAGTTGCAGTCCGCCGGTCAAAGCATGACCAAAAAAATGACCGTTTTAAAATAA
- a CDS encoding T9SS type A sorting domain-containing protein, producing the protein MRILRVYSLLIAIFLIPLYGHTRTLAFPGAEGAGRFTRGGRGGEVYIVTHLGDSGPGSLREAIEASGPRTVVFQVSGTIELESDLKIKSPYITIAGQTAPGDGICIKDHTLYVNHNEVIIRYMRFRLGDESGEESDAAWGRYCKNAILDHCSASWSVDEAFSFYGIDSLTIQRCLVSESLYYSHHEKGAHGYGGIWGGDNASFHHNLLAHHSSRNPRFSGGSTSLCVNVDFRNNVVYNWGFNSAYGGEGGTINMVANYFKAGPATKESVRDRIVNPSGIEGRWYVAENVVEGFPDISADNWSGGVQGGSAVKSIIGVDTPFPFHIETTQSAEEAYADVLQDVGANFPTQDAVDSRILSEVESGTATYEGFYYEAAQGFSDTSVVRGIIDSQDQVGGWPILSSAAAPADSDQDGMPDDWESDNGLDANDASDRNLTDARGYTMLERYINGLVSNPSGIADSPDLPESFTLLKNYPNPFNPSTRIEFNLPRADYVELNIYNMRGQLVNTLIRELCQAGVHTAEWNGTHANHQHVASGLYFAVLTHGNKTRVIKMQLLR; encoded by the coding sequence ATGAGAATATTGAGGGTCTATAGTCTTTTAATAGCTATTTTTTTGATACCGTTATACGGACACACCCGCACACTGGCTTTTCCCGGCGCTGAGGGCGCAGGACGTTTTACGCGCGGGGGCCGCGGCGGTGAGGTTTATATTGTCACCCATCTCGGCGACAGCGGACCCGGCAGCCTGCGAGAAGCCATTGAAGCCAGCGGACCGCGCACTGTTGTGTTTCAGGTTTCAGGGACGATTGAACTGGAATCCGATCTGAAAATTAAAAGTCCATATATCACCATTGCCGGACAAACCGCGCCCGGCGACGGGATTTGTATCAAAGATCACACACTATATGTCAATCACAACGAGGTGATCATTCGGTATATGCGGTTTCGCCTCGGCGATGAATCCGGCGAAGAATCCGATGCCGCATGGGGCCGGTATTGCAAAAATGCAATCCTGGATCATTGTTCCGCCAGCTGGAGTGTGGACGAAGCGTTTTCATTCTACGGGATTGACAGCCTGACTATTCAGCGCTGTCTGGTTTCCGAAAGTCTGTACTATTCACATCATGAAAAGGGCGCACACGGATACGGCGGTATTTGGGGCGGAGACAATGCCAGTTTTCATCACAATCTGCTGGCACATCATTCCAGCCGCAATCCCCGGTTCTCCGGCGGCAGCACATCACTGTGCGTGAATGTCGACTTTCGCAATAATGTCGTCTACAACTGGGGCTTTAACAGCGCCTACGGCGGTGAAGGCGGCACCATCAATATGGTTGCCAATTATTTCAAAGCCGGACCGGCCACCAAAGAGTCAGTGCGCGACCGGATTGTCAATCCTTCCGGAATCGAAGGACGATGGTATGTTGCAGAAAATGTGGTGGAAGGATTTCCTGACATCTCCGCGGACAACTGGTCAGGCGGTGTGCAGGGCGGTTCAGCGGTCAAATCCATTATCGGCGTCGATACGCCCTTTCCCTTTCATATTGAAACCACCCAAAGCGCCGAAGAAGCCTATGCAGACGTATTGCAGGATGTGGGTGCAAACTTTCCCACCCAGGATGCAGTGGACAGCCGTATTCTGAGCGAAGTGGAAAGCGGTACAGCCACCTATGAAGGATTTTATTACGAAGCGGCTCAAGGATTTTCCGACACCTCTGTGGTGCGCGGCATTATTGATTCCCAGGATCAAGTCGGCGGATGGCCGATACTCAGCAGCGCAGCAGCTCCTGCAGATTCGGATCAGGACGGCATGCCGGATGACTGGGAATCAGATAACGGACTGGATGCCAATGACGCATCCGACCGCAATCTCACGGATGCAAGAGGCTATACCATGCTCGAACGGTATATCAACGGCCTGGTTTCGAATCCCAGCGGCATCGCCGATTCTCCGGATTTGCCCGAGTCATTTACATTGCTGAAAAATTATCCCAATCCGTTCAATCCCAGCACACGGATTGAATTTAATTTGCCCCGGGCAGACTATGTTGAGCTGAATATTTATAACATGCGCGGCCAGCTGGTGAACACCCTGATCCGGGAGCTTTGCCAGGCGGGAGTGCATACAGCTGAATGGAACGGAACACATGCCAACCATCAACACGTGGCATCCGGATTGTATTTCGCTGTATTAACACACGGCAACAAAACCCGTGTTATCAAAATGCAATTGCTGCGGTAG
- a CDS encoding carboxypeptidase-like regulatory domain-containing protein: MFHRRIIAKQSIILILSILLLLMIQTAAQAQNRSRISGTVRDASTGEPLAAANVMIENTNLGAAADLQGRFIIINVPVGQYRVKATMMGYETRIKTGVMVSMNRTTNLDFMLKPSVMQGEEVVVMAERDETAQRSFKYAAGDLGCTAAGCHRYP; encoded by the coding sequence ATGTTTCACAGGAGAATAATTGCAAAACAATCAATCATCTTGATACTATCCATTCTATTGTTATTGATGATACAAACGGCTGCACAGGCCCAGAACCGGAGCCGTATTTCCGGTACGGTACGGGATGCCAGCACCGGCGAACCCCTGGCAGCGGCGAATGTGATGATAGAAAATACCAATCTGGGCGCTGCCGCGGATCTACAGGGCCGGTTCATCATCATTAACGTTCCGGTGGGTCAATACCGTGTCAAAGCCACCATGATGGGATATGAAACCCGGATTAAAACCGGTGTTATGGTCTCGATGAACCGGACCACCAACCTTGATTTTATGCTGAAGCCTTCGGTGATGCAGGGCGAAGAAGTTGTGGTCATGGCGGAGCGAGATGAGACTGCACAAAGAAGTTTCAAATACGCAGCTGGTGATCTCGGATGTACAGCTGCAGGATGCCACCGGTATCCGTGA
- a CDS encoding Plug domain-containing protein: MRLHKEVSNTQLVISDVQLQDATGIREINSFLTKLPGVSEQNGYLSIRGGSADQTGMMVNGLAYNNAAVGNAETSIPLSAIEQVSLLSGGYNAEYGNFRSGLINVTTKSGNKDGYHGTFSYSRNTDHLRRFGPSFYDPHSPALRPFLDPDVAFVGTRDAWADDPYLQEQHLSFSGWNLAAQIYNMGKEPEDHATPLDYYLLGTWMHMAEPDYEGLAEQGYTVSEEHKRLFAEHQRQEGGVDWNFDGGFGGPLPLIGKYIGDATFYISNNSRERNYIMPVTRSNEKTYTTLATVKANPTESLSLTFNGLHKYQKGMSPIRPPWGDFPDASREGGFMPINNIKYIHKNPDYWYDQPFYPILEQNTLMGGLTINHILNSSMFWELTLSAMNIQNDSPTGNTRDNTVLTSFRSVSGV; the protein is encoded by the coding sequence ATGAGACTGCACAAAGAAGTTTCAAATACGCAGCTGGTGATCTCGGATGTACAGCTGCAGGATGCCACCGGTATCCGTGAAATCAACTCGTTCCTGACCAAACTTCCCGGCGTTTCAGAACAGAACGGCTATCTCTCTATCCGCGGCGGTTCCGCTGACCAGACCGGTATGATGGTGAACGGTCTGGCCTACAACAATGCAGCAGTGGGCAATGCAGAAACCAGCATACCGCTGAGCGCTATTGAACAGGTCTCGCTGCTGTCCGGCGGATATAATGCAGAATATGGAAATTTTCGGTCCGGTCTGATCAATGTGACCACCAAAAGCGGCAATAAAGACGGGTATCATGGAACATTCAGCTATTCGCGCAACACCGATCATCTTCGCCGATTCGGTCCCTCCTTTTACGATCCGCACAGTCCGGCGCTGCGTCCGTTTCTGGATCCGGACGTTGCTTTTGTGGGCACCCGCGATGCATGGGCAGATGATCCTTATCTTCAGGAGCAGCATCTGAGTTTTAGCGGGTGGAATCTGGCTGCACAGATTTACAATATGGGCAAAGAACCGGAAGATCATGCCACACCCCTGGATTATTATCTGCTGGGCACCTGGATGCACATGGCTGAACCTGACTATGAAGGTCTGGCGGAGCAGGGATATACGGTGTCCGAGGAACACAAAAGACTGTTTGCCGAACATCAACGCCAGGAAGGCGGTGTGGACTGGAACTTTGACGGCGGGTTCGGCGGTCCTTTGCCGCTGATCGGCAAGTATATCGGAGACGCGACGTTTTACATCTCTAATAACTCGAGAGAGCGCAATTACATCATGCCGGTCACCCGTTCGAATGAAAAAACATATACCACGCTGGCCACCGTCAAAGCCAATCCGACTGAAAGTCTGTCACTAACTTTTAATGGTCTGCATAAATACCAAAAAGGCATGAGTCCCATCCGGCCACCCTGGGGAGATTTTCCGGACGCCAGCCGGGAAGGCGGCTTTATGCCCATTAACAACATTAAATACATTCACAAAAACCCGGATTACTGGTACGATCAACCGTTTTATCCCATTTTGGAACAGAATACTCTGATGGGCGGATTGACGATCAATCATATACTCAACTCGTCTATGTTCTGGGAACTGACCCTGAGCGCTATGAATATCCAGAACGACTCGCCTACCGGAAACACACGCGACAATACCGTACTGACTTCATTTCGGTCCGTTTCCGGTGTCTGA
- a CDS encoding PorV/PorQ family protein encodes MKFCKHLFMILIVAMTAVPAARAQVGLTKVAQSTMNFLLVNVSPKAAAMGETFTAVGEGAESIFFNPAGAAELSNNSAFDVKMYMTQWIADIQYMAGAVVWNGRHLGTIGLSALWVDYGTIYGTSLLSGGEQAQYPLGYKDNGTLSNVGSYALGLTYGYAVSDRFLIGGNLKYVGQNLGENMMGGSIVQNDAQKLVVDAGVKYYTGFKSFRFGMAIRNFSSNLKREEISEPLPLLFTMGLAMDILDFFPMDNPDANSLTLALDFLHPNNYTERINFGIDYTLWNALSLRAGYQTNQDVANWSTGLGIRTAVGKNDIDFAYSYSNFDVFNSVNRFSMGIRF; translated from the coding sequence ATGAAATTCTGTAAACACTTATTCATGATATTGATCGTTGCCATGACCGCGGTTCCGGCCGCGCGGGCGCAGGTCGGTTTGACCAAAGTCGCCCAGAGCACCATGAATTTTCTATTGGTGAATGTTTCCCCGAAAGCGGCCGCCATGGGAGAAACGTTCACAGCCGTGGGGGAAGGCGCTGAAAGTATATTTTTCAATCCGGCGGGCGCCGCTGAACTGAGTAACAACAGTGCGTTTGATGTGAAAATGTACATGACCCAATGGATCGCTGATATCCAGTATATGGCCGGCGCTGTGGTGTGGAACGGCCGACATCTGGGAACCATCGGACTCTCTGCGCTTTGGGTGGATTACGGCACAATCTACGGCACCAGTTTATTGAGCGGCGGTGAACAGGCCCAGTATCCCCTGGGGTACAAGGATAACGGCACACTGAGCAATGTCGGTTCCTATGCCCTTGGGCTCACCTACGGCTATGCGGTCAGCGACCGGTTTCTGATCGGCGGTAATTTAAAGTACGTCGGACAAAATCTCGGTGAAAACATGATGGGCGGCAGCATCGTGCAGAACGATGCCCAAAAACTGGTGGTGGATGCCGGGGTGAAATATTACACCGGTTTCAAGAGCTTTCGGTTCGGAATGGCGATCCGTAATTTTTCCTCGAATCTGAAACGTGAAGAAATATCTGAACCGCTCCCCCTGCTGTTCACCATGGGGCTGGCCATGGATATTCTCGACTTTTTTCCCATGGACAATCCGGACGCCAATTCCCTGACTCTGGCTCTGGACTTTTTACATCCGAACAACTATACCGAACGGATTAACTTTGGTATAGACTATACACTGTGGAATGCCCTGTCGCTGCGGGCCGGATACCAGACCAATCAGGACGTGGCGAACTGGTCAACCGGGCTGGGTATCCGAACTGCAGTCGGGAAGAATGATATAGACTTTGCATATTCGTATTCAAATTTTGATGTCTTTAACAGCGTAAACCGTTTTTCAATGGGTATCAGATTTTAG
- a CDS encoding T9SS type A sorting domain-containing protein produces the protein MGLSGESTSDNYIKIGDGSGEAIGGYLDWCILDLSDAYAPGEGEPFPEGLIVDGYDTGVAEEATVPDQYALGQNYPNPFNPTTTIEFQLPQDDHVTVTIFNAVGQTVTVLTDKSYKSGVHKLTFDAARYSSGLYFYKIKTNSFSKVRKMMLLK, from the coding sequence ATGGGCCTTTCAGGCGAGTCAACCAGTGACAATTACATTAAAATCGGTGACGGCTCAGGTGAAGCCATCGGCGGTTATCTGGACTGGTGTATCCTTGATCTCTCCGACGCCTATGCGCCGGGTGAAGGTGAACCCTTTCCTGAAGGATTGATCGTGGACGGATATGACACCGGTGTAGCGGAAGAAGCAACGGTACCGGATCAATATGCGCTGGGACAGAATTATCCAAATCCGTTCAATCCCACGACGACGATCGAATTTCAGCTGCCTCAGGATGATCATGTAACCGTGACCATTTTCAACGCAGTCGGACAGACCGTGACAGTACTGACGGATAAATCCTACAAGAGCGGTGTCCACAAATTGACATTTGACGCTGCCCGGTATTCATCCGGACTGTATTTTTACAAAATCAAAACCAACTCGTTCAGCAAAGTCAGAAAAATGATGCTGCTGAAATAA
- a CDS encoding glycoside hydrolase family 88 protein encodes MKTRQKLYPIMILLLACISAGMYCTPEKKQSPSRGLQWGIRMAESVIVRHPDNYYKWDYVTGTVLRGFEELWLLTGERKYYEYIKKSVDFSVNEDGSINDYDLNDYNIDEINEGRMLLFLYKETGDEKYKKAADLLYQQLIEQPRTSGGGFWHKQRYPFQMWLDGLYMGAPFYAEYGKLFNNPEIYDDVVLQFELSETHTRNAWSGLLYHGWDEKKTQDWADSKTGQSSEFWARGMGWYAMALVDVIEIMPKEYQQRKELMDILARLAKAIKKTQDKDSGVWWQIMNKPEQAGNYLEASASCMFTYALAKGVRKGYLDESYHRIADRGYKGIIDQFVSENSDGTLNLNQICRSAGLGYGRDGSYSYYINEDIVSNDGKGVGPFITASVEIHKLNN; translated from the coding sequence ATGAAGACGAGACAAAAATTATATCCGATAATGATACTGCTCTTGGCCTGTATATCTGCAGGCATGTATTGTACACCCGAGAAAAAACAATCCCCGTCCCGGGGTCTGCAATGGGGGATCCGCATGGCGGAATCCGTGATTGTCAGGCATCCGGACAATTATTACAAGTGGGATTATGTGACAGGCACGGTTTTGCGCGGCTTTGAAGAACTCTGGCTGTTGACCGGCGAACGAAAATATTACGAGTATATCAAAAAAAGTGTTGATTTTTCGGTTAATGAGGATGGTTCAATTAACGACTATGATCTCAATGATTACAATATCGATGAAATCAATGAAGGCCGCATGCTTTTATTTCTGTACAAAGAAACCGGCGATGAAAAATACAAAAAAGCTGCAGATCTATTATATCAACAACTGATCGAGCAGCCGCGTACATCCGGGGGCGGATTCTGGCATAAACAAAGATATCCGTTCCAGATGTGGCTGGACGGTTTGTATATGGGCGCGCCGTTCTATGCGGAATACGGAAAACTGTTCAACAACCCTGAAATATACGACGATGTTGTGCTGCAGTTTGAATTATCAGAAACCCATACACGCAATGCCTGGTCCGGTCTGTTATACCATGGCTGGGATGAAAAAAAGACCCAGGACTGGGCGGATTCTAAAACCGGCCAATCATCAGAATTCTGGGCGCGTGGCATGGGCTGGTATGCCATGGCGCTGGTCGATGTCATTGAAATCATGCCCAAAGAATACCAGCAGCGTAAAGAACTGATGGATATTTTGGCCCGGCTGGCCAAAGCCATAAAAAAAACCCAGGACAAAGACAGTGGTGTCTGGTGGCAGATCATGAACAAACCGGAGCAAGCCGGGAATTATCTTGAAGCTTCGGCGTCCTGTATGTTCACCTATGCCCTGGCCAAAGGTGTGAGAAAAGGATATCTGGACGAATCGTATCATCGGATAGCGGACCGGGGCTATAAAGGAATAATCGATCAGTTTGTCAGTGAAAATTCTGACGGAACCCTAAATTTGAATCAAATCTGCCGTTCAGCCGGATTGGGATACGGCAGGGATGGATCTTATTCATATTATATCAATGAGGATATAGTCAGCAATGACGGCAAAGGTGTCGGCCCGTTCATTACGGCAAGTGTTGAAATTCACAAGCTGAATAACTGA